A stretch of Lathyrus oleraceus cultivar Zhongwan6 chromosome 6, CAAS_Psat_ZW6_1.0, whole genome shotgun sequence DNA encodes these proteins:
- the LOC127092945 gene encoding uncharacterized protein LOC127092945 — protein sequence MQPQQSSRIDLGELKVHIVKKVGPDKSKRYFYYLNRFLSQKLSKNEFDKLCFRVLGRENLPLHNLFIKSILKNACEAKTPPSVHPSGSSKSGTRVTNLSPGREDGHEQSVANFQNHNASSWQNGVLPASPRKLRSGMRDRKLKDRPSPLGPNGKIDSVSHHFMATEDGDGKVDMENGTLTLCDYQRPTQQLQAAAELPKNVIADGMQRLAKKPRIHGKGLTEISTAEDGMEAEQLNRLNFARNPLIAPLGIPYCSASVGGARKALPVNSAGEFVSFCDNGRLSDTDTLRRRMEQIAMVQGLGGVSTECASMLNSVLDLYLKRLIKSCVDLVGARSANEPSKLPIPKKQIQGKVVNGMMPHNHLHVQNAGRLAESEPEHRPQFSVSLQDFKVAMELNPQQLGEDWPLQLEKISMQSFEE from the coding sequence ATGCAACCCCAACAGAGTTCAAGAATTGATTTGGGTGAGTTGAAAGTACATATTGTAAAGAAGGTTGGACCGGATAAGTCGAAGAGGTACTTTTATTACCTTAACAGGTTTTTGAGTCAGAAGTTGAGCAAGAATGAGTTTGATAAGTTATGTTTTCGGGTACTCGGGAGGGAGAACCTTCCGTTGCACAATCTTTTTATAAAGTCGATTTTGAAGAATGCGTGTGAAGCCAAGACCCCGCCATCAGTCCATCCATCTGGTTCTTCAAAATCAGGAACACGTGTTACTAATTTGTCGCCTGGTAGAGAAGATGGACACGAACAAAGTGTTGCTAACTTCCAAAACCATAATGCTTCCAGTTGGCAAAATGGGGTTTTGCCCGCGTCCCCACGCAAGTTACGATCTGGAATGCGTGATCGGAAGCTTAAAGACAGACCAAGCCCCCTTGGACCAAATGGGAAAATTGATTCTGTTTCACATCACTTCATGGCTACAGAAGACGGTGATGGTAAGGTTGACATGGAGAATGGAACTCTTACGCTCTGTGATTATCAGCGGCCAACACAGCAGCTTCAAGCAGCTGCTGAGCTACCTAAGAATGTTATTGCTGATGGTATGCAACGACTTGCAAAGAAACCAAGAATACATGGCAAAGGGCTGACTGAAATCTCAACCGCGGAAGATGGAATGGAGGCGGAGCAGTTGAACCGCCTCAATTTTGCCAGAAATCCGTTGATTGCGCCACTTGGGATTCCTTACTGTTCTGCAAGTGTGGGTGGGGCCCGTAAAGCATTGCCGGTGAATAGCGCTGGTGAGTTTGTTAGTTTTTGCGACAATGGTAGGTTATCTGATACAGATACGTTGAGAAGGCGCATGGAGCAGATTGCAATGGTACAAGGTCTTGGAGGTGTTTCTACGGAATGTGCGAGTATGTTGAATAGTGTGTTGGATCTATACTTGAAACGATTGATCAAGTCATGTGTTGATTTAGTAGGGGCTAGATCTGCAAATGAGCCGTCGAAGCTCCCAATCCCAAAGAAACAGATTCAGGGGAAGGTCGTCAATGGCATGATGCCACATAATCATTTACATGTGCAGAATGCTGGTAGGTTAGCTGAATCTGAACCTGAACACAGGCCCCAGTTCTCGGTATCTTTACAAGACTTTAAAGTTGCGATGGAGCTAAATCCGCAGCAACTTGGAGAAGATTGGCCACTACAATTGGAGAAAATTTCTATGCAATCTTTTGAGGAATAA